The DNA region gaaaccacagccaagggaacgggcttggcagaattagcggggaaagaagaccctgttgagcttgactctagtctgaccttgtgaagagacatgaggggtgtagaataggtgggaggctcacgccgccggtgaaataccactactttcatcgtttctttacttatcgggtgatgcgggaagcgggcccaccgggtccacgattctagcgttaagcgcgacttgtcgcgcaacccgctccggagacagcgtcaggcggggagtttgactggggcggtacatctgtcaaatggtaacgcaggtgtcctaaggcgagctcagcgaggacggaaacctcgcgtagagcaaaagggcaaaagctcgcttgattttgattttcagtatgaatacagaccgtgaaagcgtggcctatcgatccttttgattttaggagttttaagcaagaggtgtcagaaaagttaccacagggataactggcttgtggcggccaagcgttcatagcgacgtcgctttttgatccttcgatgtcggctcttcctatcattgccaagcagaattggccaagtgttggattgttcacccactaatagggaacgtgagctgggtttagaccgtcgtgagacaggttagttttaccctactgatgaaaggtcgtggctacagtaatcctgctcagtacgagaggaaccgcagattcagaccgttggttcacgcgcttggttgagaagccagtggtgcgatgctaccatctgagggattacggctgaacgcctctaagtcggaatcccgcctggtgtgcgacgatacgttcggtgccttgcacgcgggaggcccagaatagaacagggaagggccgaatcccccgaatcctgcccgtgcatgcaaattgcacggtagcttggaggaatccatcctctgcgagaaaggcgcaaaatcacttgcagacgacttgggtatggatcgaggtgtcgtgactagcagagcagccgtttcgcattcatcacatagatgcttcaaaacattacttgcagtataaaaaacgttgtttatgacgacgggtaaatctgttttaaccatattaaccatattaaccatattaaccatattaaccatattaaccatattaaccatattaaccatattaaccatattaaccatattaaccatattaaccatactaggaggagagatttcgcttcatccttggccttttctgcttcatttctgtagcgcgggtaaacggcgggagtaactatgactctcttaaggttagaaataaggttcgttttttttttttttttttttttttttttaaatctttatttattttaggctaaaatcggctaggctaggttaggttaggctaggctaggctaggctaggctaggctaggctaggctaggctaggctaggctaggctagcctaggcccggcccggcccggcccggcccggcccggctgggctaggctaggctaggctaggctaggctaggcccggtcgcgcgatatgatttttttttccttcaatattatgacgcacacgcgcgcacacctcttttgaaggtcctcgaaatgtaaccttgtctacgccgccggttagccggtgataatgtgtagtttgatgatgatttttttagttgccattttttccgtcctccgttgctaaccgatatagactgagcgtaagcttggcttggcttggctaggctaggctaggctaggctaggcccggcccagcccggcccgacccggcccggccgggctgggctgggctaggctaggctaggctaggctaggctaggctaggctaggctaggaccggtcgcgcgatatgattttttttttcttcaatattatgacgcacacgcgcgcacacctcttttgaaggtcctcgaaatgtaaccttgtctacgccgccggttagccggtgataatgtgtagtttgatgatgatttttttagttgccattttttccgtcctccgttgctaaccgatatagactgagcgtaagcttggcttggcttggctaggctaggctaggctaggctaggcccggcccggctgggctaggctaggctaggctaggctaggctaggctaggctaggaccggtcgcgcgatatgatttttttttttcttcaatattatgacgcacacgcgcgcacacctcttttgaaggtcctcgaaatgtaaccttgtctacgccgccggtaaaccggtgataatgtgtagtttgatgatgatttttttagttgccattttttccgtcctccgttgctaaccgatatagactgagcgtaagcttggcttggcttggctaggctaggctaggctaggctaggctaggcccggcccggcccggctgggctaggctaggctaggctaggctaggctaggctaggcccggtcgcgcgatatgattttttttcccttcaatattatgacgcacacgcgcgcacacctcttttgaaggtcctcgaaatgtaaccttgtctacgccgccggttagccggtgatagtgtgtagtttgatgatgatttttttagttgccattttttccgtcctccgttgctaaccgatatagactgagcgtaagcttggcttggcttggctaggctaggctaggctaggcccggcccggcccggcccgacccgacccggccgggctgggctgggctgggctaggctaggctaggctaggctaggctaggctaggctaggctaggcccgacccgacccggcccggctaggctaggctcggctaggctaggccgcgcgattaaaatttttttcttcttcagtttgatgacgcacacgcgcgcacaccacttttgaaggtcctcgaaatgtaacctcgtctacgccgccggttagccggtgataatgtgtagtttgatgatgatttttttagttgccattttttccgtcctccgttgctaaccgatatagactgagcgtaagcttggcttggcttggctaggctaggctaggctaggctaggcccggcccggcccggcccgacccgacccgacccggcccggctgggctaggctaggctaggctaggctaggctaggaccggtcgcgcgatatgattttttttttttcttcaatattatgacgcacacgcgcgcacacctcttttgaaggtcctcgaaatgtaaccttgtctacgccgccggttagccggtgataatgtgtagtttgatgatgatttttttagttgccattttttccggcctccgttgctaaccgatatagactgagcgtaagcttggcttggcttggctaggctaggctaggctaggctaggcccggcccggcccggcccgacccgacccgacccggccgggctgggctgggctaggctaggctaggctaggctaggctaggcccggcccgacccgacccggcccggctaggctaggctaggctaggctaggctaggctaggctaggctaggcccggcccggcccgacccgacccgacccgactgggctaggctaggctaggctaggctaggctaggctaggctaggctaggctaggctaggctaggctaggctaggctagcctaggccgcgcgatttaaattttttcttcttcagtttgatgacgcacacgcgcgcacaccacttttgaaggtcctcgaaatgcaacctcgtctacgccgccggttagccggtgataatgtgcagtttgatgatgattttttttagtttccattttttccgacctccgttgctaaccgatatagtctgaccgtcgtaggtatatatatgggggagtgttgtcacgtacaacagtatagcatagcatagcatagcattgaatgcgatgcttattgtacttgctcccttggccgacccgatgaacgcccgatcgcgttcggctgtggttaggccgcctgtgctcttgcctgtgcaccggtaaaggctcggtgagtgacgccgctcagaccctgcgaggcgggcgcgatgacttgtctgcgctcgctcgccggtcgttcgcgtgcgtccgttttttgataatcgaagtgatttgtggcctggctttggacgttagaacccgagagtttcgaacgcgaagcgcagcgtccctattcgggcgcggccttcgtttctcccgaggccttagtcagtcaagaaggttttttcagcccacgcactcctgtccatcgcgacgggtgcgctttaaccgtgcaatcggtttaggctagatatctggttgatcctgccagtagtcatatgcttgtctcaaagattaagccatgcatgtctaagtacaagcttgtaccaagcgaaactgcggatggctcattaaatcagttatggttccttggaactgagttacctacatggataactgtggtaattctagagctaatacatgcgaacaagcgccgacctagcggaaggcgtgcttttattaggaacaaggccaatgcgggcttgcccgctccccttggtgaactctggataactttgctgatcgcacggcaCGGTGTCTTCACTATTGACAAAAAGTCCTATATCgctaaacaaaaaaactatagagggcgcgcTCTCATGCAAACCTCTGAGTAAACAAGACAACACATGTGAATATTTAATGAACTTTGTCGACCAATAGATTTGTGTTAATTTACGATATCGCTGAATATTCATGAGAATAAAACAGTTGGTGACGTAAAAAAACTTGTAGAACCCGTATTCAAGGTTGCACGCTGTCACATTGTTGGAGAAGGTCGTTATCAAGGTATGTCctttaatttttatgtttttacatGAAAATATGCATGATTTTTGGGTAATGAAGGATACATTGTTTTCCACCAGtgattaaaacataatttagaTTAATATAAtgagaaattattaaataacgTGTATGAAAAGTAAAAATTTTTTGTTATGGttagttttttttctacgaTGCCGTTTGTACACCCTTCGCCCATGGGAAGAGTGTATACCGTGTAGTGGGCCTAGCGCGTATGCGCGCCCGAGAATTGATCATTTCACGACGTTTCGCTTTCAGATCTTGCActattatctaggcctagctacacgtgtgtatgtaaataaataaggAAAGCactatattattactgtaggcctaatttttttttatttgttaattaggcctattctaGTAGAAGAAAAATCAACATTATTGAacagcataataataatattaataaaatagaataataatataggcctaaatagaccaagctagtactaggcctagtagtactagtaggccctACTACAACAACTAGTAGTACTAGCCTAGGTTGTCTTGTAGGCCtaagcataataataatattaatattattagtatgtaaaacatttaaatagtaAAGGTAGGCAATACATagtatatgtaggcctaggctaattaataatatataaaataatggtaGGGCTAGACTTATAACCATGAAGTTTTCTTTACTCCattatatataacaataaattcTTCGAAAATCAATTATATTATTCAACCAGTCAATAAATAATTggtgttatttacattttaacatggctacttattaaatttaattaaatacaattcaaatcataataaaaatatgcattTCTTATTGCATCATTTATAAATTCTTCAAAAATCATCAATAAACCTTGataattctttaatttataACCAGTCATTAAATAAATGAGTGTTTagtgttatttaaatttttaaaatggtttttaatttcattatcaatatcataaattaaaaacctgcatttattttttgcaacatacattttttttaaatcatcaatAAACCTTgtatagaatattttatttgtaaattttttaCATACAATAAATTCTCATTCTTTAATCACAATGACAAATTTTGACGCAGTTCTCAGGGAATAATTTcaccagtgtagcatagcaaaaagcttcacaaaacaactttattGCTAAATTATGTAGTAAAAAATGCAactacaaaactatgtttctcgactaaaaaatcagtttgattatcaataatattgcaaaaaaatgttgaaatgaaaattttccctgcTTCTTCATTTACAAAAAACTCTCTGTTTATACTTGCAACACAAAAATTGTGTTACTGTCTGCAAGTCCATGTCAATTGAATCTTCATTCTTCAGTACCtacaataaatacattattaataacatTGTTGACTAAATAATTGTTGCAAATACTTCTGTAATTAATCATATACCAGAATAATAGAAATAGaaaatgagaataaaaataattcaaaaacaTATTTAGATGTCTAATTAGAGTTTCATTCTTCATTATACTTActgtgttttctttttttaggtGGAACTATTCTGTGATGGATTTCGGGGACTGTGTACACCATGTGATTTTTCATTATGGATTTCATTTTCTTGCCTTCTGAATTGACGCCATGGACGTTGCGGCTCTGTCGATTGAATGCTGCATGAATTTGCTCGCCACCTTGCTCACTGAGCAAGCCTAGTCCAACATGCCATCTTTGAAGGGTTGGTACAACATGCACCTCCAACATGTGCAGTTTAGGTGAGATGTTATAACCATATTTCCTGTACTCTATAAAAAAATCCTTGATGTCGTTGtctatcaaaaaaaaaaaatattgtgttttttataatttacatattttaatgaaatatctAAATGAAATGTATAATATTCTGCTTaccaatttcatttatttcatagtCGGTAACTAGCCGGGTATGATTAATTTTTTGTTCCACTGCCGAAAATTTCTGGAAAAGTGGAGTGAATTTGGCATCAATTCCCTTTGCCTGAATTGTCAATGCTTGTGCATGTTTGATTGGTATATCCATACTCTGACTCTCAAGTGTTTCTTTGAATTTATCCATAAGTTTTGCAATGATGTTTatctgtaataaaataataggtTAAATTATCAAATTACATAAAAGTATGTTAAACTATACACAATAAAATTGTTTAGATATTAAATGTGCAATTTACCTTACAACATTTATGGACGTGATTGCCATTGAAAGCCTTGCCGTGGTATGCTCTTCGGTCTACTCGATTTTCTTTCAGCACCAAATCCATTGAACATGCAATGGGCCCCATACCATGTTTTAGTTGATCTTTCTCTATTGTTTCTTTCTAAAAGTACatgcaatatttttaattatatttatttttatttataattaaaaatcttGTAAATTTCATTAGCCACTCTTAGTCCGTGATTTTTTACTTTACTTACGAGTTCTTTAATTTTCTGAGTCTTTGATGAAATGGCACTGGCAGACTGTCCCAGCTGGGCAATAGTCATATTGTCCTCGATAGTAACTATTTCATCTTCTAGTATCGCAATTTGTTTTTTGCTTGCTTCTAGTTTTAAGGCACTTTGAGCAATGCAGAGCTCAAAATTGTTTCTGCTCTCTGCTGATGGATTATGTTGTCTAAAAAACAATTAGTAGTTACAATTTCATTATTGAAATGCAtaaattatttactattatattagtGAATCTTTGATTGGTacactgtttttttaaatgtactcTATTTCCATACCTGAACTTATAGAGTTGTTTGTCCATCTCATGGGCTTCACATTCCAGCAAATcataaagttttttaaaaactcCAAGTGAAATGTGAAGACATGGTATTGATACCTATTTGAAAAGGAAATAATACCATTAATTTGCATTATTAGAATTATAGTTAGTTATGATGAgtgtttatataaaatgtattattttattatgtaatgttgttttaaaatgtaaaatgtaaaatcaaaacTTACATGGTCAATATCTACATTAACCATTGGCGCCCGTACAATGTTTCTAGAAACATCCTTACTTTTGTCCTCTTTTGACCCAGAGTCAATAAATTTGGCATAATCTTCAGACATATTCTGTAGACATCTCGGTTCCCTTTTAATTCCCTTGTTTATGTCATCTTTTGTTGATGTGCAAAACAAACAACAGTATCTTCCTGGAATAGGAATACATCCAGTGATAtcaatacatacaatatatattaatCATAACATATTTTCTAATTAATCTATAATTCTATTCTTACCATTAGGTGAATATAGCCCATATATTCGGACTAGAAAATCATAATCTCCAAAAAAGAAGACCCGCAGTTTATAACctctaaaaaacaaatagaacaAACACATGTTAATTGCAGATTTCATGTATGACTCAGGTAATTATGAtgttttgtaaattatattaagATATATTTAATCCTACCTCCACTCTTGTCCATTCAAATCTGTGATTTGTTTGCTGATGAGTGGGAGTGTTCTAGATAAATTAGTGGTGTAGTCTGGTGCATTAAACATCAGCACGACAAGGATGTTGTGCAAGGCGTTGGGTTTGTCAATGCTGCAAATTTGTAACTCAAATTTTGTGGACCCGCCACCTTTATCGCCACCAAATTTGATCAGGATCTCCCCATCCTTTGGTTTGATGTTGTGCAATCTAGAAACAaaagtatatacaaaatattatgtttaactGTCCTTATAAATCAACACAAAATATTGTTACACTTGCGACTGATTAGATTACCAAAAAATACTTACTCTTCATGTTTTTCCAGGTGTGTAAATAAAAAGTCATGGATATTTTTCACTACTACTACAGGAGCCATCTTCTCCAAAAACCCATCTTTACCATTTGCACCATCACATTTAAAAACCAGGGGAATCATCTTTTCATCGATAAAATCAAGAGTTAATTCTTCTTGTCGACCTTGCATTTGTCTTTCTGACGATATAAACCCAGGTAAAAAATACCTAATAGAATTTGTAAAAAcagtacattttaaataacGGAGATACTTgccaatttaaataaacatgttgGTGATGcttatattatcatattatcTAATCAAAGTTGTTTTATTTACCTTCTTAGCTTTCTAATTTGTTGCCAACCAAGACCACAGTCAACTTTCATCGCCAAGCTATCATCTACATCTTGATTTGGAGGTTTGGAAGGAAGGTGACTCACTTCATCGGATAACTGTCTTAATTCCCCACCTACAGATACTGCTTTCCTCAGTCGCTGAACCTCTGATGTTCTTCGCTTTACAGTTCGTTGACTCACATCATTGCTTGACTTTGTTGCATTAGGAATAACAGTAACTTTCAATGGCTGGTTAAAAGTAATACAATTTGCTTATAAAATTTCAATTAACATTATAATTTAGTTTGATTAATATTtcagtatttgtttatttttaaattgtaattgacTTACCCTGCCATTTGTGTTTAAAGTAATTTCCTTGTTTTTCTTCAGAGACTTGTGAATTACTTTATGAGCTAATTTTTCAAGTTGATTAGGTATCACTTCATTGATTGATTCGTTGATCTCATTTACtgcttttttaatttttttaacctttAGTTGGCAGTTTGATATGCAAGTATGATCTTGACATTCTGGATACAAAAGTGTGTCCGAGCACTTTTGGCATCTCAGCTCAACCGTTAGCAATGATTGCTGGCTTAGTTTCGATGGCGATTTCACATCAACAATGCAAACAGGAGACAAACATTGAAGACAAGGAATTACATCTGCTTTTAGTGTACAAAACAGTTGGGACAAACAATTTGCACAAAAAGTATGGCAACATTTAGTCTCTAACATAGACAAAGACATAACATCATTACATACTTTACAGACATAAATATCATCAATAGCACTGTTTTTTACTTCAAATTGACTGTTTAATGAAGGTGATGAATTGTCAGGCTTACAAAATGTACCATTAAGATTTCGTGATCGCTGATTATGTTTCTTCATAGATCCGTGAATGTActgatttgtaaataaaaagcaTGTCAAACATGATGATTGTTTATGACTTGTCCATTTGTATGTTGTTATCGGCTTGAATTTGTAACATTTTGATGTACAAGTAGCACAAATAAAGTTGGGGTGAACATTTTGTACAGATTCAATCAGATTGTAATATGGAAGAATGTCAGATCTTAAGTTcagaatatttgtttttgtatcatttttttaaatctacaaCCACATAAACGACAGAGACCTGTCATACAAGAAATATGAACATCCATacctttttacaaaatatttacaatacattaaCATACAAATACCATCTCAGCATGCAGCATTAGCCTAGGCTAGCTTGAAAATATTGAGCAAGTTTAGCAGTCAATTTCTACGATTTTAACCATaacaaaattgttgttttaacaTATGTTGTTGATAAAGATGGAATGAGTCGGTCTGCAAAAATTCGGAACATGAACTGGTGGCTGTCACGTAAAACAGACGATCGTATTTAGCGCCCCATTATTCTAGGTGGCGCTGttcatataatttgtttattcgaAACAAAAGGcgatatacaatacaaattgcACCAAAACGaactttttctttatttttagttttaatatgcTGTTTATAATACATAAAAGTACAAATTTATTCAAAGAATTGCGTTATATATAATATCAGTTTTGTAATATATACAATCTAGTACgtctaataatataaacaaatcgACGGCGTAATCGCAAAACTCGCTGGTCACGCTCTACTGATCACGCAAGCTGAATAAAGGTTATGAgaatgcgccctctatagtacAGTACTTTTTGTCTGTATCGCCTATAGTTGAAGACAGCGtgacggtctagcaccggcgacggatccttcaaatgtctgccctatcaactttcgatggtacgttatgcgcctaccatggtcgtcacgggtaacggagaatcagggttcgattccggagagggagcttgagaaacggctaccacatccaaggaaggcagcaggcgcgcaaattacccactcctgacacagggaggtagtgacgaaaaataacaatacaggtctctctcgaggccctgtaattggaatgagtacactttaaatcctttaacgaggatctattggagggcaagtctggtgccagcagccgcggtaattccagctccaatagcgtatattaaagctgttgcagttaaaaagctcgtagttggatcttgggcctaggctcgcggtccgccgcaaggcgtgtcactgcccgtcctggcctttctctcggttttcacccggtgctcttgattgagtggcgggggtgaccggaacgtttactttgaaaaaattagagtgttcaaagcaggccatacgcctgaatagcagagcatggaataatggaataggaccttggttctattgcgttggttttcggaactcgaggtaatgattaagagggactgacgggggcattcgtattgcggtgtgagaggtgaaattcttggatcgccgcaagacgaccgactgcgaaagcatttgccaagaatgttttcattaatcaagaacgaaagttagaggttcgaaggcgatcagataccgccctagttctaaccataaacgatgccgactggcgatccgccggcgttactccaatgacgcggcgggcagtctacgggaaaccaaagtctttgggttccgggggaagtatggttgcaaagctgaaacttaaaggaattgacggaagggcaccaccaggcgtggagcctgcggcttaatttgactcaacacgggaaaactcacccggcccggacacagtgaggattgacagattgagagctctttcttgattttgtgggtggtggtgcatggccgttcttagttggtggagcgatttgtctggttaattccgataa from Antedon mediterranea chromosome 2, ecAntMedi1.1, whole genome shotgun sequence includes:
- the LOC140039828 gene encoding uncharacterized protein, producing the protein MFNAPDYTTNLSRTLPLISKQITDLNGQEWRGYKLRVFFFGDYDFLVRIYGLYSPNGRYCCLFCTSTKDDINKGIKREPRCLQNMSEDYAKFIDSGSKEDKSKDVSRNIVRAPMVNVDIDHVSIPCLHISLGVFKKLYDLLECEAHEMDKQLYKFRQHNPSAESRNNFELCIAQSALKLEASKKQIAILEDEIVTIEDNMTIAQLGQSASAISSKTQKIKELKETIEKDQLKHGMGPIACSMDLVLKENRVDRRAYHGKAFNGNHVHKCCKVNCTFNI